A region from the Mercenaria mercenaria strain notata chromosome 7, MADL_Memer_1, whole genome shotgun sequence genome encodes:
- the LOC128558455 gene encoding uncharacterized protein LOC128558455, with translation MLFFRLTVKSEFVVPFDQIMPSSIDKSKDILKRRRKKSTLQQLEMDIDWCVIERKQQNYTSDQNEKLVNADRNDKLAHHDENDKLSQSAGNDKLSDFEGNDKLSHSERDEKLSQSDGNNNLPCNDENDKLPRSDENDKLIRSDENDKLPRSDENDKLIRSDENDKLPRSDENDKLIRSDENDKLPRSDENDKLIRSDENDKLIRSDENDKLSRSDENDKLTRSDENDKLTRSDENDMLPRSDEKDKLPHSDQNDKLIRSDENDKLPRSDQNDKLTRSDENDKLPRSDENDKLPHSDENDKLPHSDENDKLIRSDENGKLPRSDENDKLIRSDENGKLPRSDENDKLSHSDENDKLIRSDENDKLPHTDENDKLPCSDENDKLLHGDENDKLNVPHTDENDKLPHGDENDKLPHGDENDKLPHGDENDKLPHSDENDKLPHGDENDKLPRSDENDKLPRSDENDRLPRSDENDKLPHGDENDKLPRSDENDKLPHSDENDKLPRSDGSDKLPHGDENNKLPRSDENDKLPHSDGSDKLPHSDENDKLPRSDENDRLPHSDENDKLPRSDENDKLPHSDGSDKLPHSDENDKLPRSDENDRLPHSDENDKLPCSDENDKLPRSDENDKLPGSDENDMLPSSDENDMLLHRDRNDKLSHSDRNDNSDGSDMLTAIEMNDQNRMLRDSDWINSDQIADVMNKYKSDVDVTFSDISDDEDNDKDYVPDQSDISEDDDDTEKDLNTDYDYEYVSNSDSEDDTVQTNVDLEQFLDQVEKEMAPKPMLDKEPSTRMIQKEEATRPIQRKLKEDEKLKDLNHKDVYVKKYIKSNDGKSGGRKKSDRPYDTVHCCKFCNRLFTHIQDHLENRHKDKLEVKEILNIRKQIEKMTDKVYISSSKRKLAKLQALIRYEGDHMHNQKVKICQEGELLIQRKSCVGQEFKLEDYGPCPDCLEWVKMDTTLRIHQKKCVMAADLTDREMKKKRILIMEAKALAGDFLGSGSEQLKKEVFVKMRNDEVSQCAQEDPLICNLGEVWLAKSIGHKLRRGKDSSYHMRLAARLLLACRKRIGEPGMDMFQLLETKHFDTVIEMTLSLCGTNEHGELDHPSTSGKIGFDLARLVSLKYGLCSRQREKLYDDKEEADEFLKLMKIHWATKVTKQASELLKERHFVNRRQLPHPSDIETVAKNLSVKLTTFDYSDKTKYREVAKTALLRLMVYNRRRSGEIEELLMETFLKRKKKMDDVEMSLLGELTDTEKYLIKSQDLMWIRGKRGKRVPVLIPSDAVPALNYTVNPKVRNLARLKRTNKYMFATTGDGVISASESINEFGSACDLIHPDRLTSTGYRAYMATIAQCIGLKDHQIQWLCSHLGHTLNVHQIHYRFALEGIERIQLGKLLLLQDKNLLGKYRNTDLKDILEGTDFEEIVDEADKQSEADKQPEADKQPFEADKPFLIGDDIEMEMEIDGQSSFDAPVLATGKEKKNASGTRVRWTEKEMEELREYAARYLQLKKTPSRIVCATFIKKSRECGGQLHRRSAALIVKKISNMNVKARQQDEN, from the exons ATATCCTGAAAAGAAGACGGAAAAAATCAACGCTTCAGCAGCTCGAGATGGACATTGATTGGTGTGTAATTGAAAGGAAGCAGCAAAATTACACCAGTGATCAAAATGAAAAACTGGTGAATGCTGACAGGAATGACAAATTAGCACATCATGATGAGAATGACAAATTATCACAGAGTGCAGGGAATGACAAGTTATCAGATTTTGAAGGAAATGACAAGTTATCACATAGTGAAAGGGATGAAAAGTTATCACAAAGTGATGGAAATAACAATTTACCATGTAATGATGAGAATGACAAGTTACCGCGTAGTGATGAGAATGACAAGTTGATACGTAGTGATGAGAATGACAAGTTACCGCGTAGTGATGAGAATGACAAGTTGATACGTAGTGATGAGAATGACAAGTTACCGCGTAGTGATGAGAATGACAAGTTGATACGTAGTGATGAGAATGACAAGTTACCGCGTAGTGATGAGAATGACAAGTTGATACGTAGTGATGAGAATGACAAGTTGATACGTAGTGATGAGAATGATAAGTTATCACGCAGTGATGAGAATGACAAGTTGACACGTAGTGATGAGAATGACAAGTTGACACGTAGTGATGAGAATGACATGTTACCACGCAGTGATGAGAAGGACAAGTTACCTCATAGTGATCAGAATGACAAGTTGATACGTAGTGATGAGAATGACAAGTTACCGCGTAGTGATCAGAATGACAAGTTGACACGTAGTGATgagaatgacaagttaccacgCAGTGATGAGAATGACAAATTACCTCATAGTGATGAGAATGACAAGTTACCTCATAGTGATGAGAATGACAAGTTGATACGTAGTGATGAGAATGGCAAGTTACCACGTAGTGATGAGAATGACAAGTTGATACGTAGTGATGAGAATGGCAAGTTACCACGTAGTGATGAGAATGACAAATTATCTCATAGTGATGAGAATGACAAGTTGATACGTAGTGATGAGAATGACAAGTTACCTCATACTGATGAGAATGACAAGCTACCATGCAGTGATGAGAATGACAAGTTACTTCATGGTGATGAGAATGACAAGTTAAATGTACCTCATACTGATGAGAATGACAAGTTACCTCATGGTGATGAGAATGACAAGTTACCTCATGGTGATGAGAATGACAAGTTACCTCATGGTGATgagaatgacaagttaccacaTAGTGATGAGAATGACAAGTTACCTCATGGTGATgagaatgacaagttaccacgCAGTGATgagaatgacaagttaccacgCAGTGATGAGAATGACAGGTTACCACGTAGTGATGAGAATGACAAGTTACCTCATGGTGATGAGAATGACAAATTACCACGCAGTGATGAGAATGACAAGTTACCTCATAGTGATgagaatgacaagttaccacgTAGTGATGGGAGTGACAAGTTACCTCATGGTGATGAGAATAACAAGTTACCACGTAGTGATGAGAATGACAAATTACCTCATAGTGATGGGAGTGACAAGTTACCTCATAGTGATgagaatgacaagttaccacgTAGTGATGAGAATGACAGGTTACCACATAGTGATgagaatgacaagttaccacgCAGTGATGAGAATGACAAATTACCTCATAGTGATGGGAGTGACAAGTTACCTCATAGTGATgagaatgacaagttaccacgTAGTGATGAGAATGACAGGTTACCACATAGTGATGAGAATGACAAGTTACCATGCAGTGATgagaatgacaagttaccacgCAGTGATGAGAATGACAAGTTACCAGGTAGTGATGAGAATGACATGTTGCCAAGTAGTGATGAAAATGACATGTTATTACACAGGGATAGGAATGATAAGTTGTCACATAGTGATAGGAATGACAATAGTGATGGGAGTGATATGTTAACTGCTATTGAAATGAATGATCAGAATAGGATGTTGAGAGACAGTGACTGGATAAACAGTGATCAGATTGCGGACGTTATGAATAAGTATAAAAGTGATGTGGATGTAACGTTCAGTGACATAAGTGATGATGAGGATAATGATAAGGATTATGTTCCCGACCAAAGTGACATAagtgaagatgatgatgatacgGAAAAGGACCTTAACACGGATTATGATTATGAATATGTTTCCAATTCAGATTCAGAAGATGATACAGTACAGACAAATGTGGACCTTGAACAATTTCTTGATCAGGTTGAAAAAGAAATGGCACCAAAACCAATGTTAGATAAAGAGCCATCCACCAGAATGATTCAAAAAGAGGAAGCCACAAGGCCTATccaaagaaaattaaaagaagatGAAAAGCTAAAAGATTTGAATCACAAAGATGTTTATgtgaagaaatatataaagtcaAATGATGGAAAATCTGGAGGAAGAAAGAAAAGTGATAGGCCATATGACACTGTCCATTGCTGCAAATTCTGTAACCGGCTATTTACACACATACAAGATCATCTTGAAAATCGACATAAAGACAAGCTGGAAGTTAAGGAAATCCTTAACATAAGGAAACAAATTGAAAAGATGACAGATAAAGTGTATATTTCTTCTTCGAAGAGGAAACTAGCAAAGCTGCAGGCCCTGATCAGGTACGAGGGTGACCATATGCACAATCAAAAAGTAAAGATCTGCCAAGAAGGGGAACTTTTGATCCAAAGAAAGTCGTGTGTGGGGCAGGAATTCAAGTTAGAAGATTATGGTCCATGTCCAGACTGCCTAGAATGGGTAAAGATGGATACAACTCTGAGAATTCACCAGAAAAAATGTGTCATGGCTGCTGACCTCACAGATAGGGAAATGAAGAAAAAGCGCATCCTAATCATGGAAGCTAAGGCCCTTGCTGGGGATTTTTTGGGCTCAGGGTCAGAACAGTTAAAGAAGGAAGTTTTCGTTAAAATGAGAAATGATGAAGTATCGCAATGTGCGCAAGAAGATCCATTAATATGCAATTTAGGTGAAGTTTGGTTGGCAAAATCCATTGGCCATAAGCTACGAAGAGGAAAAGACAGTTCTTACCACATGAGGCTTGCAGCAAGATTGCTGCTTGCATGCAGGAAGAGAATAGGGGAGCCAGGTATGGATATGTTTCAGCTACTGGAAACAAAACACTTCGACACTGTCATTGAAATGACACTTTCATTATGCGGAACCAATGAGCATGGCGAATTGGATCACCCAAGTACGTCTGGGAAAATTGGATTTGACCTGGCAAGACTAGTCAGTTTAAAGTATGGCCTGTGTTCGAGGCAGAGGGAAAAGCTCTATGATGACAAAGAAGAAGCAGATGAATTTCTTAAGTTGATGAAAATACATTGGGcaacaaaagtaacaaaacagGCTAGCGAACTTCTTAAAGAGAGACATTTTGTGAACAGAAGGCAGCTTCCTCATCCGTCTGATATCGAAACTGTAGCCAAGAATCTATCCGTAAAATTAACAACATTTGACTACAGCGACAAGACAAAATACAGAGAAGTGGCCAAGACAGCATTGCTTCGACTAATGGTATATAATAGACGCAGAAGTGGAGAGATTGAGGAATTGCT GATGGAAACATTCCTTAAACGGAAAAAAAAGATGGATGATGTAGAGATGTCGCTTCTTGGAGAGTTGACTGACACTGAAAAATACTTGATAAAAAGTCAGGACCTTATGTGGATCAGAGGAAAG CGTGGCAAGCGTGTACCTGTCCTAATTCCATCCGATGCAGTTCCAGCTTTGAACTACACTGTAAACCCAAAAGTGAGAAATTTGGCAAGACTGAAGAGGACAAATAAGTACATGTTCGCTACAACAG GAGACGGGGTTATTAGTGCTTCAGAATCTATAAATGAATTTGGAAGTGCTTGCGACTTGATTCATCCAGATAGACTTACCTCAACAGGGTACAGGGCTTACATGGCAACAATAGCTCAG tGTATAGGTCTCAAAGATCACCAGATCCAGTGGTTATGCTCGCACCTTGGTCATACACTAAATGTCCATCAAATCCATTATCGATTTGCTTTGGAAGGCATAGAAAGAATCCAATTAGGAAAACTGTTGCTTCTACAGGATAAGAATCTCCTGGGCAAATATAGAAACACAGATCTAAAGGACATACTAGAAGGCACAGATTTTGAAG aaattgttgatgaagcAGACAAGCAGTCTGAAGCAGACAAGCAACCTGAAGCAGACAAGCAACCTTTTGAAGCAGATAAGCCTTTCTTGATTGGTGATGATATAGAAATGG AGATGGAGATTGATGGACAAAGTTCATTTGATGCACCTGTTCTGGCGActggaaaagaaaagaaaaatgcttcAG GCACAAGGGTCAGATGGACTGAAAAGGAAATGGAAGAACTCCGAGAATATGCGGCACGGTATTTGCAACTTAAAAAAACTCCTTCAAGAATAGTGTGTGCGACTTTCATCAAAAAGAGTCGTGAATGTGGTGGACAGTTACATAGGCGGTCAGCCGCGTTGATTGTAAAGAAAATAAGTAATATGAATGTAAAAGCTCGTCAACAAGATGAGAATTGA